TGCGGGTTCAAATCCCGCCTTCGGCACCATTAACTCATTGCCACTATTGGTTTTTACCCCTTTTCCCCTCGTTGTTCCTCGTTGTCCCACGAATATTAATGATGTCATATATTCTTTCTTCCGTTGGGTGGAAATATTTTAGCGTGCTTTGAAGGTCTGCATGACGCATAAGTTTCTTTGCTGTGAAAGTATCCGCCCCACTCTCTACTATCTGTGTGCAAAAACTGTGTCTGGAAGCTTCGTAGTATGCTGTGCGTGTCCCTTAAAGAATCAAAAATTTAAAATTAAAGCCAAAAAAATCGGGAGGTATTATAATTTGAATACTTATCATTTCGTGGCATGCAGTAAAAAGAAGGTTTTGCATGAACTAGAAATAGTAGAAAAAGGGGTTATTTATTATAATAAAAATAATAGTTGTTGTAATTACATTGATTGGCATGATATATCTGTAAAAAAAGGGGGGAAATAGTGGGATGGTTAAAAAAGATGAAAAGTTTACTAAAGGAATTGCCTTTGTAAGAGAAAAGATAAACCCAGATTTTGCTATAGGTCAACTTTTAACTTTTCTCTTGATAGGTGAGAACGAGGGAATTTTAACTCAAGACATAATTAAAGAGTTAAAACAACCTGCGGGAACAATAAGCAGAAACTTAAAGCATCTAGGGCAATATCTTGTCAGGGGTGGCGACCACTCTTTATTAGGTTATGGCTTGGTGACAACTAGACCTGATATGTTAGAGAGGCGTTGTTCTACTTGCCACCTTACTGATAAAGGTAGGCAGCTCTTTAATCAGTTGATAGAATTGACTAATAATGGTCGATAAAAAGGGGTATCTGTCTAAAGATTTATCTCTGTGCTGTAGAGGAAGCCGACCGAGCAATCATGCAAAAAGAAAAAAGAATCATAGACACCTTAGAACCAGTTATGAACAGACACAGATTGATAGTTGATGTCTCTGTAGTAAAGAACGATTTAAAACATCTGGACTCAGAGCCAATACAATATTCATTATTTCACCAGCTAACCAGACTCACAAAGGATCGTGGCTCAATCAAATATGATGATAGACTAGATGCTCTGTGTGGTGCGGTAGCGTATTGGCTGGATGCTATGGCAAGAGACGAAGCCCTTTCCGTTAAAAAATATAACGAGGATCAGTTAGACACACAACTACAAGCCTTTATAGAAGATAGTTTTGGTACAAGAAGAAGTGGTGAAAACTGGCTCGATAATTAATAAAAAAATAGGACAAACTCATAGGTTAATTAGCCTAAAGGTCTGTCCTATCTTTTATCTTTCGTTGTTCTCTCGTTGTTCTTTTCACTATAACTCCTTGATTTTAAAGGCACAACATAGGGTTCAAATCCCGCCTTCGGCACCATTCAAAACAAAACCACAAAAATAAAAATGGCTGATAATATTCAAAAAAAATCCCCTCAGAAGAAAAGAAACAGCCGAAGATTGGGGGTTCACACTTCAATAGCAGGCGGAATTCACATCAGCCTTGAGAGAGCATATGAATTAGGCTGCAATACAATGCAAATATTTTCGCACAACCCAAGAGGCTGGCTTGTCAGAGAAATACCAGATGAAGAAAAAATTCAGTTTAAAAAACTAAGGGTAGAGATGGACATCTCGCCTGTTTATATTCACACTTCATATCTGATAAACATGGCTTCAAATTCAGAAACCTTAAGAAAAAAATCCATAATGCTTCTGAAAGAGGAGATGCACAGAGCGGACATGATAGGAGCTGATTTTGTGATACTCCATACAGGAAGTGCATCGAATGATGACGAGAGGATTGCACGAAGCCGTGCAGTAGAGAGCTTGAAAGAGACGTTCAATGATGAAAAATGGGATGCAGGTCTTTTGCTGGAGAACACAGCTGGCGAGCGAGGGGACATTACATCGAAGATAAGCGAACTTGCAGAAATTATGGACAAGCTTGACGGACTTATATCAGGAGTGTGTATAGACACATGCCATGCCTTTACGGCTGGATATGACATCAGAAAAGACGAGGGAATAAAAAAAATCTCGGATGAGATAGAAAAATACATTGGCATTGATAAATTCAAGCTTATACATCTTAATGATTCAAAAGCAGAATATGGTTTTCACAGAGACAGACACGAACACATAGGTGCAGGGAAAATAGGGATGAACGGCCTGAAGAAATTCATCAATCATAAGCCATTCTCAAATATCCCAATAATACTTGAGACACCAAAAGAAAAAGATTCTGATGACAAGGAAAACATAGAGAAAGTTTTAGGAATGCTTAAGGACTAAAAATTATTTACTGAGCCTGCATCCGCATTTTTTATTTTTCAGTATTTCTATCTGCTGTTTTTTTGTATGCACAAACTTATCCTGTTTTGCCTTTCCACTTGCGAGTTTTTTGTCGAGATCACTTTGATGAATATATCCTCTTTTATACATCTCTTTTACAAGGAGATCGTGCCTTTTAAAAAGCGCCTTAAGCCTTCCTTTCCATCTCAGAGTTTCAGGGTGTCTGGAATATCCTTTTTTGTTTTTTGTAATGACTGTCCAAAGTGCATGAAGCTCCCTGTGCTCACCAAGAAGATGTTCTCTGCATAATCTCTGAGGCTGTATATCCCATATGCGCATAATGAATATAATAATTTAAACAAAAATAAAAATAATCTTAATTTTTCAGACTGTCTGCTGATAAAACAGTGTGTTATAATCTCTAATGAGTTTTATTGCAGACCTTCATATCCATTCAAAATACTCACGCGCAACCAGCAAAAACATGTCGCCAGAAAGCATTTGGCGGTGGGGACAGCTCAAAGGCATTTCTGTAATCGGAACAGGAGATTTTACACATCCGGGCTGGGTTAAAGAACTCGAGGAAAAATTGGAACCAGCCGGCAACGGCCTTTTCAGGTTGAAAAAAAAATTCATCACAAATGATGTACCCGAATCATGCAAATCAGACGTTTTCTTCATGCTAACCGCAGAAATAAGCTGTATCTACAGTAAAAACAATAAAACGAGGAAAGTTCATTCAATCCTGCTTGCGCCTGATTTGACTACAGTGATCAAGATAAACAATTCATTATCAAAAATAGGAAATCTCGCCGCAGACGGAAGACCAATTCTCGGGTTGGACGCGAAAAAACTGCTTAAGATAGTTCTGGACATATCGCCTGATATTATGCTGATTCCTGCGCATGCATGGACTCCGCATTTTGCAGTCTTTGGTTCTGTATCTGGCTTTGATTCTCTGGAAGAATGTTTTGAGGAACTTACCCCTAATATTCACGCCATAGAAACAGGGCTTTCATCAAATCCCTTAATGAACTGGAGGCTTTCAAATCTTGACAGAATAACAATGACTTCACACTCTGATGCGCATTCACCTGCAAAGATAGGCAGGGAGGCAAATATCCTTGATACTGAAATTTCTTATTCTTGTATTGTTGAGGCTATTAAAACAAAAAAAGGATTTACAGGCACGATAGAGTTTTTCCCTGAAGAAGGCAAATATCATTATGACGGACACAGGCTTTGCGGAGTAAGCCTCACGCCTAAAGAGACAATAAAGAATAATTTCATCTGCCCTTCATGCGGTAAGAAAGTTACAGTTGGAGTAATGCACAGGGTAGAAAAACTGGCTGACAGGGATGAAGGCTACAGGC
The nucleotide sequence above comes from Nitrospiraceae bacterium. Encoded proteins:
- a CDS encoding deoxyribonuclease IV, coding for MADNIQKKSPQKKRNSRRLGVHTSIAGGIHISLERAYELGCNTMQIFSHNPRGWLVREIPDEEKIQFKKLRVEMDISPVYIHTSYLINMASNSETLRKKSIMLLKEEMHRADMIGADFVILHTGSASNDDERIARSRAVESLKETFNDEKWDAGLLLENTAGERGDITSKISELAEIMDKLDGLISGVCIDTCHAFTAGYDIRKDEGIKKISDEIEKYIGIDKFKLIHLNDSKAEYGFHRDRHEHIGAGKIGMNGLKKFINHKPFSNIPIILETPKEKDSDDKENIEKVLGMLKD
- a CDS encoding endonuclease Q family protein, yielding MSFIADLHIHSKYSRATSKNMSPESIWRWGQLKGISVIGTGDFTHPGWVKELEEKLEPAGNGLFRLKKKFITNDVPESCKSDVFFMLTAEISCIYSKNNKTRKVHSILLAPDLTTVIKINNSLSKIGNLAADGRPILGLDAKKLLKIVLDISPDIMLIPAHAWTPHFAVFGSVSGFDSLEECFEELTPNIHAIETGLSSNPLMNWRLSNLDRITMTSHSDAHSPAKIGREANILDTEISYSCIVEAIKTKKGFTGTIEFFPEEGKYHYDGHRLCGVSLTPKETIKNNFICPSCGKKVTVGVMHRVEKLADRDEGYRPKGAPFFKSIIPLPEIISETIKVGVSSKAVANAYFNLLDKLGNEFKILMDSTLDDIEQAGTPLLKEAVSRMRLGDVHITPGFDGEYGKIKIFESVERKTIKNSPTLF
- a CDS encoding pyrimidine dimer DNA glycosylase/endonuclease V — encoded protein: MRIWDIQPQRLCREHLLGEHRELHALWTVITKNKKGYSRHPETLRWKGRLKALFKRHDLLVKEMYKRGYIHQSDLDKKLASGKAKQDKFVHTKKQQIEILKNKKCGCRLSK